In Vibrio crassostreae, one DNA window encodes the following:
- a CDS encoding cytochrome c oxidase assembly protein, which translates to MNDKQSEIDKKQPKRSTKKLTGYLVLSVVAMFGFGFALVPLYDVMCEALGINGKTNTVSAVQPQGMQPDYSRTIRVEFMSHIKPDMPWTFSPEVRVLEVHPGEVVQTNYIAKNLSGASLVGQAVPSVSPGMGATYFNKMECFCFNQQPLDGFKSADMGLIFYIEPDIPDSIHTLTLSYTLFNITSEVVGESSSPEPNVIASN; encoded by the coding sequence ATGAATGATAAGCAAAGTGAGATAGATAAAAAACAACCTAAGCGATCTACCAAGAAGCTGACGGGCTACTTGGTATTGAGTGTAGTGGCGATGTTTGGCTTCGGTTTCGCTTTGGTTCCGCTTTACGATGTGATGTGTGAGGCGTTGGGAATCAACGGTAAAACTAATACTGTTTCTGCTGTTCAACCTCAGGGGATGCAACCGGACTACTCTCGTACGATCCGAGTGGAATTCATGTCTCATATTAAGCCTGATATGCCATGGACGTTTTCGCCTGAAGTGCGTGTGCTAGAGGTTCACCCTGGTGAGGTGGTTCAAACTAACTACATTGCCAAAAACCTATCTGGAGCCTCATTGGTTGGCCAAGCCGTACCATCGGTGTCTCCAGGTATGGGGGCAACTTACTTCAATAAAATGGAATGCTTTTGCTTTAATCAGCAGCCACTGGACGGGTTCAAGAGCGCTGATATGGGTTTGATATTTTATATAGAGCCAGACATTCCAGACTCGATACACACGCTGACGCTCTCTTATACGCTGTTTAATATCACGAGTGAGGTGGTCGGGGAATCAAGCAGTCCCGAGCCTAATGTAATCGCGAGTAACTAG
- a CDS encoding DUF2909 family protein, which produces MASSTFVLLFKIVLVALLFFIAFNLMKGLIQIASGKQNGKRLSHFLGRRVVLSAIVVLLLLLALASGTITPNPRPY; this is translated from the coding sequence ATGGCGTCATCTACCTTTGTGTTGTTATTTAAAATTGTATTGGTCGCTTTGCTATTTTTTATCGCTTTCAATTTGATGAAAGGTCTAATCCAAATCGCCTCAGGCAAACAAAATGGCAAAAGACTGAGTCACTTCTTAGGTCGTCGTGTGGTGCTGTCTGCCATCGTTGTGCTATTGCTGTTACTTGCCCTAGCCTCAGGCACCATTACTCCAAATCCAAGGCCTTATTAA
- a CDS encoding COX15/CtaA family protein, with protein MQNKVPELLIHMMRLTILLTLTVIVLGAYTRLSDAGLGCPDWPGCYGKITVPSDAQAVNQANLQFPERALEADKAWIEMIHRYFAGTLGLLIFVVVAWCIKKNVTSIGLPLLISATVIFQALLGMWTVTLKLMPVVVMAHLMGGFTLLSLLCLLYCRLSQFQSCFGEASCSPTLKVWALFGLVIVVGQILLGGWTSSNYAALVCTQLPICEGNWTSYLDFKNAFDFAQHGHDNYEFGVLEYPARLTIHVMHRLGAIVATLTVLMVVYQLWRSGQAPHQQLSVIVTIVLFTQISLGISNVWFHLPISVAVLHNLVAAMLLLSMVVTNFVVWQRKPSESLVKNSALQGGNHGQ; from the coding sequence ATGCAGAATAAAGTCCCTGAATTACTCATCCACATGATGAGATTAACTATCTTATTGACCCTTACCGTGATTGTTCTCGGAGCTTATACACGTTTGTCGGATGCTGGCCTTGGCTGTCCTGATTGGCCGGGTTGTTACGGAAAGATCACCGTGCCCTCAGATGCCCAAGCGGTGAATCAAGCCAACCTGCAATTTCCAGAGCGAGCTCTCGAAGCAGATAAAGCTTGGATAGAGATGATACATCGCTACTTTGCAGGGACATTAGGGCTGCTTATCTTTGTTGTAGTCGCTTGGTGTATTAAAAAGAATGTTACTTCGATTGGGCTTCCTTTGCTTATTTCCGCCACTGTCATTTTTCAGGCCTTGTTGGGTATGTGGACTGTGACTCTCAAATTGATGCCTGTTGTGGTGATGGCGCATTTGATGGGGGGCTTCACGCTGCTGTCACTGCTGTGCCTGCTCTACTGTCGTTTGTCTCAATTCCAAAGCTGTTTTGGTGAGGCTTCTTGTTCTCCAACACTTAAAGTTTGGGCGCTCTTTGGATTAGTCATTGTGGTCGGGCAGATACTGCTTGGTGGATGGACATCATCAAATTACGCCGCATTGGTGTGTACACAGCTACCCATTTGTGAGGGGAACTGGACAAGCTATCTAGACTTTAAGAACGCTTTCGACTTTGCTCAACACGGCCATGATAACTATGAGTTTGGTGTGTTGGAATATCCCGCAAGGCTTACCATACATGTCATGCATCGATTGGGGGCTATTGTGGCGACATTAACGGTGCTGATGGTTGTGTATCAGCTATGGAGGTCTGGCCAAGCGCCTCACCAACAGCTGAGCGTGATTGTCACGATAGTGTTGTTTACTCAAATCAGTCTTGGGATCAGCAATGTATGGTTTCACCTGCCAATCTCAGTCGCGGTTTTGCATAACCTAGTCGCAGCGATGTTGCTTCTCAGCATGGTTGTAACCAATTTTGTCGTGTGGCAACGCAAACCAAGTGAGAGCTTGGTGAAAAATAGTGCATTACAAGGAGGTAATCATGGTCAGTAG
- a CDS encoding cytochrome c oxidase subunit 3 codes for MSSKKEVYFVPHQSHWPLVGAVALFLVAVGAGLTVQNMGTDAAGGVFGKAVLLVGFAVLLYMLAGWFSNVITESLSGVYSEQISRSFRQGMSWFIFSEIMFFGAFFGALFYARMISVPWIGGAGNNEMTHEVLWPMFQSMWPLTTTPDGVTTQAMPWQGIPLKNTIILLLSSVTLHMAHISLEQNKRMALIVWLEITIVLAGFFLFFQVEEYVHAYQEMGLTLQSGIYGNTFFLLTGFHGLHVCLGTIFLIVLLARVAKDHFTPKDHFAFQAGSWYWHFVDVVWLGLFVFVYVL; via the coding sequence ATGAGTTCTAAAAAGGAAGTTTATTTCGTTCCACATCAAAGCCACTGGCCATTAGTCGGTGCCGTTGCGCTGTTTCTTGTTGCTGTTGGAGCAGGGTTAACCGTGCAAAACATGGGGACTGATGCTGCTGGTGGCGTGTTCGGCAAAGCGGTGTTGTTAGTCGGATTTGCTGTTCTTCTGTATATGCTTGCGGGTTGGTTTAGCAACGTAATTACGGAATCATTGAGTGGTGTTTATTCCGAGCAGATATCTCGCTCCTTTAGGCAAGGCATGAGCTGGTTCATCTTTTCTGAAATCATGTTCTTCGGCGCTTTCTTTGGTGCGCTTTTCTATGCTCGTATGATTTCTGTTCCTTGGATTGGTGGTGCGGGCAACAATGAAATGACCCATGAAGTCTTGTGGCCGATGTTCCAGTCTATGTGGCCACTGACCACGACACCTGATGGCGTAACGACACAAGCTATGCCTTGGCAAGGTATCCCTCTAAAGAACACCATAATTCTGCTGCTTTCCTCTGTGACGCTGCATATGGCACATATCAGTCTTGAACAAAATAAGCGTATGGCTTTGATCGTCTGGTTGGAGATAACCATTGTTCTGGCCGGTTTCTTCCTGTTTTTCCAAGTCGAAGAGTACGTCCATGCCTATCAAGAGATGGGGCTGACCCTTCAATCAGGCATCTACGGCAACACTTTCTTCTTATTGACTGGTTTCCATGGTTTGCATGTCTGCTTAGGGACGATCTTTTTGATTGTATTACTGGCAAGGGTTGCGAAAGACCACTTTACGCCAAAAGACCACTTTGCTTTCCAAGCCGGCAGTTGGTATTGGCACTTTGTTGATGTGGTTTGGTTAGGGTTGTTTGTGTTCGTCTATGTCCTTTAA
- a CDS encoding SURF1 family protein yields the protein MPEAIWIRPFIKLKAIKNSKATNTILNNNTKVDDAIVITPNRLIDDEHKFRSKGFWIAVVLTVVSVGALIKLGLWQLERGNEKLRYEQQLIERAKQSPQSLDIVISEWKDSRTQAQDSSEQPSFNGLKVDVELETPSGLVVLLDNQINQGTVGYVIYMLGEAPTQYGSKQLLIDLGFVAASNDRRELPQIGNVTLPTKMSGRLYTRSMNPLSQELGLENTAPKRIQNINIEALSQYTGQEVLPFIFQPQSLNSWPYEMLWRPTAMKSEKHFGYSFQWFVMAAVLLFLMLLIGFRYLKKNSHMNQK from the coding sequence TTGCCTGAGGCGATTTGGATTAGACCTTTCATCAAATTGAAAGCGATAAAAAATAGCAAAGCGACCAATACAATTTTAAATAACAACACAAAGGTAGATGACGCCATAGTGATAACTCCAAACCGATTGATTGATGATGAACACAAGTTCCGCAGTAAAGGTTTTTGGATAGCGGTTGTTTTAACTGTGGTTTCAGTCGGCGCTTTAATCAAGTTGGGTTTATGGCAACTAGAGCGAGGTAACGAGAAATTACGTTATGAGCAACAATTAATAGAGAGAGCGAAGCAATCGCCGCAATCTTTAGACATTGTTATCTCTGAATGGAAGGACTCGCGTACACAAGCGCAAGATTCATCTGAACAGCCGTCTTTCAATGGTTTAAAGGTTGATGTCGAACTGGAAACGCCAAGTGGTTTGGTCGTTTTGTTAGACAACCAGATAAACCAAGGAACGGTAGGGTATGTAATTTACATGTTGGGCGAGGCTCCAACACAATATGGAAGCAAACAACTGTTGATCGATCTTGGGTTCGTTGCAGCAAGTAATGACAGAAGGGAGTTACCACAAATAGGAAACGTCACACTACCAACCAAGATGTCTGGGCGGTTGTACACTCGGTCAATGAATCCGTTAAGTCAGGAGTTGGGTTTGGAAAATACGGCACCGAAAAGAATTCAAAACATCAACATAGAGGCGTTATCACAATACACAGGCCAAGAGGTGTTGCCGTTTATCTTTCAACCTCAGAGTTTAAATTCATGGCCTTATGAAATGTTATGGCGACCTACGGCGATGAAGTCTGAGAAGCACTTTGGTTACTCGTTTCAATGGTTTGTAATGGCTGCGGTACTTTTGTTTTTGATGTTGTTGATTGGGTTCCGATATTTGAAGAAAAATAGCCATATGAATCAGAAGTAG